The Acanthochromis polyacanthus isolate Apoly-LR-REF ecotype Palm Island chromosome 5, KAUST_Apoly_ChrSc, whole genome shotgun sequence genome includes a window with the following:
- the ptpdc1a gene encoding protein tyrosine phosphatase domain-containing protein 1 isoform X1 produces MMASMRRHDRRHSASDILLKVLQRRRSSALEILSSSSHRVMVAVSVNQPQPPTERKTRRSNARVPTAKYTKMGETLRHVIPGHMQCSMACGGKACKYENASRWSDEEQAIKGLYSSWVTDNLLAMARPSTEIIEKYNIIEQFQRCGLKTVINLQRPGEHASCGNPLEQQSGFTYRPETFMEAGIYYYNFGWKDYGVASLTTILDMVKVMSFAVQEGKMAVHCHAGLGRTGVLLACYLVFTTRMNADQAILFVRAKRPNSIQTRGQLLCVREFAQFLVPLRSVFSCAEPKASAVTLSQYLTRQRHLLHGYEARQMKNVPKIVQLVCRLLVDIAANRQVVIEEEWLEIPDLTAEVEKTVSQQALQQLGKEMRGKGIPVPPCSSHPLSPPALHTRPAHDQPLPSDNELDPLWRQQNVESPLRFSLSETRPLSYSDSVLHMLGQPQHYLGNLKSNKPINRLIKHSLSHTSLTACNSPQCCDFFPQDIVRSDQDPYTEVKQDSESPVLTRPLLKGHQSLSLDLSEQGRKAHCNATLPALSTKMKLVASEEDVSGGQGDNRGDNTEIPFINLQSELSPENRRLLVAKALAVDLTDKDLSSKVSMWQTELNSREGAWERLCMERDPLVLSSLMWSWLEQLKDPVIGREDVKALSEKNVNPQNALNSLEKGHRLTLLCILDCAAHLLPVPQQVETSFLNQTIKAFTKIDSASEKNEASYATLKAILTPILYELRDKAVEENEDS; encoded by the exons ATGATGGCCAGCATGAGGAGGCACGACCGCCGGCACTCCGCATCGGACATCCTGCTGAAGGTCCTGCAGCGCAGACGCAGCTCTGCCCTGGagatcctctcctcctcctcccacagaGTGATGGTGGCGGTCAGCGTGAACCAGCCTCAGCCCCCAACTGAGCGCAAGACCAGGAGAT CCAATGCAAGGGTCCCGACAGCAAAGTACACCAAGATGGGGGAGACCCTGAGGCACGTCATCCCAGGTCACATGCAGTGCTCCATGGCCTGTGGAGGGAAAGCCTGTAAATACGAGAACGCCTCTCGCTGGAGTGATGAGGAGCAAGCCATCAAGGGACTCTACTCGTCCTG GGTTACTGACAACTTGCTCGCTATGGCAAGGCCTTCCACTGAAATCATAGAGAAATATAATATAATTGAACAGTTTCAAAG GTGCGGTTTGAAGACGGTCATTAACCTGCAGCGACCTGGAGAACACGCCAGCTGTGGCAACCCCCTGGAGCAGCAGAGCGGTTTCACGTATCGACCTGAAACATTCATGGAGGCAGGCA TCTATTACTATAACTTTGGATGGAAGGACTACGGTGTGGCATCTCTGACTACAATCCTTGACATGGTGAAAGTCATGTCCTTCGCTGTTCAAGAAGGGAAAATGGCCGTCCACTGCCATGCCGGTCTTGGAAGAACAG GGGTGTTGTTGGCGTGTTACTTGGTCTTCACGACTCGGATGAACGCTGATCAGGCCATCCTGTTTGTGCGAGCCAAAAGACCCAACTCCATCCAAACCAGAGGCCAGCTGCTGTGCGTCAGAGAGTTCGCCCAGTTCCTCGTCCCTCTGCGAAGCGTCTTCTCCTGCGCCGAACCCAAAGCGAGCGCCGTCACTCTGTCCCAGTACCTCACGCGGCAGCGACACCTGCTGCACGGCTACGAGGCTCGACAGATGAAGAACGTGCCAAAGATTGTCCAGCTGGTGTGCCGGCTGCTCGTCGACATCGCAGCAAACAGGCAGGTTGTGATCGAGGAAGAGTGGCTAGAGATCCCTGACCTCACAGCTGAAGTGGAGAAGACGGTGTCCCAGCAGGCCCTTCAGCAGCTggggaaggagatgagagggaAAGGGATCCCTGTTCCACCTTGTTCCTCTCATCCTCTCAGCCCACCAGCGCTACATACCAGACCCGCTCATGATCAGCCTCTGCCCAGCGACAACGAGCTCGACCCTCTGTGGAGGCAGCAGAATGTAGAAAGCCCTCTGAGATTCTCTTTGTCTGAGACCAGGCCACTCAGCTACAGCGATTCTGTCCTTCACATGCTTGGACAACCGCAGCACTACTTAGGGAATCTGAAGAGCAACAAACCAATCAACCGCCTGATCAAACATTCCTTGTCTCACACCAGCCTTACAGCCTGTAACTCTCCCCAGTGTTGTGACTTCTTTCCTCAGGACATTGTCAGAAGCGATCAGGATCCCTATACAGAAGTAAAACAAGACAGCGAATCCCCCGTTTTAACAAGGCCGCTGCTGAAGGGCCATCAGAGTTTGTCTTTAGATCTGTCTGAGCAGGGAAGAAAAGCCCATTGTAACGCCACACTGCCTGCCTTATCAACCAAGATGAAACTGGTAGCCAGCGAGGAGGATGTGTCAGGGGGTCAAGGAGATAATAGAGGAGATAACACAGAGATTCCTTTCATCAACCTGCAGTCTGAGCTCTCCCCAGAGAACAGACGTCTACTGGTGGCCAAAGCTCTGGCCGTGGATCTGACAGACAAGGATCTCTCCTCCAAAGTGTCCATGTGGCAG ACGGAGCTGAACTCCAGAGAGGGGGCGTGGGAGAGGCTGTGCATGGAGAGAGACCCTCTGGTCCTCTCCAGTCTGATGTGGTCGTGGCTGGAGCAGCTGAAGGATCCAGTCATCGGCCGTGAGGATGTGAAAGCCCTCAGTGAGAAGAACGTAAACCCCCAGAATGCACTCAACTCACTGGAAAAG GGTCACCGGCTCACCTTGCTCTGTATCCTCGACTGTGCCGCTCATCTCCTGCCAGTGCCTCAACAAGTGGAGACCAGCTTTCTTAACCAAACCATTAAAGCTTTTACTAAG ATCGACTCTGCCTCGGAGAAGAACGAAGCTTCGTACGCGACGCTGAAAGCAATCCTGACTCCCATCCTGTACGAGCTGCGTGACAAAGCCGTGGAGGAGAACGAAGACTCCTGA
- the ptpdc1a gene encoding protein tyrosine phosphatase domain-containing protein 1 isoform X2, producing the protein MAAGVSILSDLPYSTGGARSGEISTEMETANARVPTAKYTKMGETLRHVIPGHMQCSMACGGKACKYENASRWSDEEQAIKGLYSSWVTDNLLAMARPSTEIIEKYNIIEQFQRCGLKTVINLQRPGEHASCGNPLEQQSGFTYRPETFMEAGIYYYNFGWKDYGVASLTTILDMVKVMSFAVQEGKMAVHCHAGLGRTGVLLACYLVFTTRMNADQAILFVRAKRPNSIQTRGQLLCVREFAQFLVPLRSVFSCAEPKASAVTLSQYLTRQRHLLHGYEARQMKNVPKIVQLVCRLLVDIAANRQVVIEEEWLEIPDLTAEVEKTVSQQALQQLGKEMRGKGIPVPPCSSHPLSPPALHTRPAHDQPLPSDNELDPLWRQQNVESPLRFSLSETRPLSYSDSVLHMLGQPQHYLGNLKSNKPINRLIKHSLSHTSLTACNSPQCCDFFPQDIVRSDQDPYTEVKQDSESPVLTRPLLKGHQSLSLDLSEQGRKAHCNATLPALSTKMKLVASEEDVSGGQGDNRGDNTEIPFINLQSELSPENRRLLVAKALAVDLTDKDLSSKVSMWQTELNSREGAWERLCMERDPLVLSSLMWSWLEQLKDPVIGREDVKALSEKNVNPQNALNSLEKGHRLTLLCILDCAAHLLPVPQQVETSFLNQTIKAFTKIDSASEKNEASYATLKAILTPILYELRDKAVEENEDS; encoded by the exons ATGGCAGCAGGTGTCAGCATACTGAGTGACCTGCCTTACTCCACGGGTGGAGCTCGCAGTGGAGAGATCAGCACAGAGATGGAGACAG CCAATGCAAGGGTCCCGACAGCAAAGTACACCAAGATGGGGGAGACCCTGAGGCACGTCATCCCAGGTCACATGCAGTGCTCCATGGCCTGTGGAGGGAAAGCCTGTAAATACGAGAACGCCTCTCGCTGGAGTGATGAGGAGCAAGCCATCAAGGGACTCTACTCGTCCTG GGTTACTGACAACTTGCTCGCTATGGCAAGGCCTTCCACTGAAATCATAGAGAAATATAATATAATTGAACAGTTTCAAAG GTGCGGTTTGAAGACGGTCATTAACCTGCAGCGACCTGGAGAACACGCCAGCTGTGGCAACCCCCTGGAGCAGCAGAGCGGTTTCACGTATCGACCTGAAACATTCATGGAGGCAGGCA TCTATTACTATAACTTTGGATGGAAGGACTACGGTGTGGCATCTCTGACTACAATCCTTGACATGGTGAAAGTCATGTCCTTCGCTGTTCAAGAAGGGAAAATGGCCGTCCACTGCCATGCCGGTCTTGGAAGAACAG GGGTGTTGTTGGCGTGTTACTTGGTCTTCACGACTCGGATGAACGCTGATCAGGCCATCCTGTTTGTGCGAGCCAAAAGACCCAACTCCATCCAAACCAGAGGCCAGCTGCTGTGCGTCAGAGAGTTCGCCCAGTTCCTCGTCCCTCTGCGAAGCGTCTTCTCCTGCGCCGAACCCAAAGCGAGCGCCGTCACTCTGTCCCAGTACCTCACGCGGCAGCGACACCTGCTGCACGGCTACGAGGCTCGACAGATGAAGAACGTGCCAAAGATTGTCCAGCTGGTGTGCCGGCTGCTCGTCGACATCGCAGCAAACAGGCAGGTTGTGATCGAGGAAGAGTGGCTAGAGATCCCTGACCTCACAGCTGAAGTGGAGAAGACGGTGTCCCAGCAGGCCCTTCAGCAGCTggggaaggagatgagagggaAAGGGATCCCTGTTCCACCTTGTTCCTCTCATCCTCTCAGCCCACCAGCGCTACATACCAGACCCGCTCATGATCAGCCTCTGCCCAGCGACAACGAGCTCGACCCTCTGTGGAGGCAGCAGAATGTAGAAAGCCCTCTGAGATTCTCTTTGTCTGAGACCAGGCCACTCAGCTACAGCGATTCTGTCCTTCACATGCTTGGACAACCGCAGCACTACTTAGGGAATCTGAAGAGCAACAAACCAATCAACCGCCTGATCAAACATTCCTTGTCTCACACCAGCCTTACAGCCTGTAACTCTCCCCAGTGTTGTGACTTCTTTCCTCAGGACATTGTCAGAAGCGATCAGGATCCCTATACAGAAGTAAAACAAGACAGCGAATCCCCCGTTTTAACAAGGCCGCTGCTGAAGGGCCATCAGAGTTTGTCTTTAGATCTGTCTGAGCAGGGAAGAAAAGCCCATTGTAACGCCACACTGCCTGCCTTATCAACCAAGATGAAACTGGTAGCCAGCGAGGAGGATGTGTCAGGGGGTCAAGGAGATAATAGAGGAGATAACACAGAGATTCCTTTCATCAACCTGCAGTCTGAGCTCTCCCCAGAGAACAGACGTCTACTGGTGGCCAAAGCTCTGGCCGTGGATCTGACAGACAAGGATCTCTCCTCCAAAGTGTCCATGTGGCAG ACGGAGCTGAACTCCAGAGAGGGGGCGTGGGAGAGGCTGTGCATGGAGAGAGACCCTCTGGTCCTCTCCAGTCTGATGTGGTCGTGGCTGGAGCAGCTGAAGGATCCAGTCATCGGCCGTGAGGATGTGAAAGCCCTCAGTGAGAAGAACGTAAACCCCCAGAATGCACTCAACTCACTGGAAAAG GGTCACCGGCTCACCTTGCTCTGTATCCTCGACTGTGCCGCTCATCTCCTGCCAGTGCCTCAACAAGTGGAGACCAGCTTTCTTAACCAAACCATTAAAGCTTTTACTAAG ATCGACTCTGCCTCGGAGAAGAACGAAGCTTCGTACGCGACGCTGAAAGCAATCCTGACTCCCATCCTGTACGAGCTGCGTGACAAAGCCGTGGAGGAGAACGAAGACTCCTGA